TATCCTGGATAAACCCTGCAATTTTAGCCAATTCCTGTCCATGGTTCAGCTTGCATTGGACCAATAAGTCTTGTTCTTTGTCCTCCTGGTCTTCTCCTTCAACAGCGTTCCTCTCAAATCCTCGAATTAAAAAACTTCCGTATCTCTAACTTTTCGTACTATGTGCTCATCGGCTAATCCATAAGCGGTATTTCTTCATTAATCCTTTTCTCGATATCTCTTCACTAGGGTGATGGATCTACTACCACTCTAAAAAAATCATTTCCCCATATTGGGAAGTGAGCGACCGAAGAAATCGAAAAATCCCCGTTTAACTTTCTCTTTAACAAAAGGAGTGCTCTCATGCTGAAAATATTCGGAGGAATGATTATTGGTTCCCTTATGACCATGATACTCCTTGGAGGGGTATCTGCGGCAGACAAAGTTCTGGCGAATGCGCAAACCTTATATTTTGATCAGATCCAGCGACCAGACACTACCACCACACTTCTCCTACTGGTCTTTTTAAGTATCTTCCTTGCTTCTCTGACTCTATGGCCTGCCAAGCCTGCTTTGGACACAAAGAAAATTACTAAACAATTGCGCCGGCACTGTTAAAAATCAAAATTTTTCAATCCCAAGACAACAAAGCAGTCGGGAGAGGAACTAATGGCAGGGGAGCATAATGCGGATTGAGACAGTCAATTAGGCACCAGACATTGATGCCGACAAAACTATTATTTTATGGGCCACCCAAGGTATTTCATTTGTCTTGCCAGTGAGTTTTAAAAGGGTGGCTGTATGGCCTCGACCCGTTCATGCTCCAAAATCCTGTGCATGAACGGTGGGTAAGGCTTTTGACCCAATAACGGTGTCGGAAACGATAATTGAAGGTGAATGTGACGCACGCCTACCGTTTCAAGGGTAAAACATTAATGACATTTTTCTGATTTAATCGTTTCTGCGCCGCCTCCACATAGAATCTTTCAGAAGAAATACTGCCATGATTTATCCATTCCGGTTTTCCAAAAAAAGCGTTAATTGATATCCCTAGAGTCCGAAGCTGATGAATTCAGGGTTTTCAAAACATATCTCCCCCTCACCCTCACCCCCATACTTCTCCAATAGGCCTCCAGAGGCATTCTGACGGACGAGGACGAACAAACATAAAAAACTCCCTCTATTTATTGTGGAACCTCAGAGTCGCGACAGTGAATTTCGAACTCACGAGCAGTCGCACATAGCATCAGCCGGAGTCCTGACCAAATGGAGCGATTTTTTGCTTTCCAGTAAGTCTGATGAAATACTTTATGCTGTTGGAGGAGAAGTCAGTATTGACATTTCCTTCTCTTGTCCCAATCCACAAGCCACCTTGCAAAAAGCCCAGCACATTCGGGCGGCAGCCCTAGTACCAGCAGACCCTTCAGCTCAGGATCGGGCGGTGGCCTTATCAGCCAAGCCTCTGAAGCAGCAGCTAGCCGGGATCTGAAACGAAAGACCAACGAAGAGAACTCTCCCTCTGAAAAACCAAACCATGTTTTCCCTTTCATGTTGATCTATTCGTTTATAAGTACATTATTTTAATCACTAAATAGTACAGCTGGGCATACATTTCCACTCCCAAGAATCTCTTGCCCATTGTCTTCTCCACATTGAATAAACTCCTTCGCTCTCTTAAAAAATATCTTTCACAAGCCTATCCTGAAAATTGTGATCCCAATATGCTGCCGGTACCATACCAAAAAAGTTGGCAACGGACTTGCTCAATCATATGTTCCAAGACAAACCATTGAGCACTCAAGCACACGCATATGGAAACAACATCAAAAATTGGCCCCACGGGCAATATCTCGAACTGATGGAGATGCGGAGACGTATGAACATTGTGGAAAAAATGAAACATGACTGGAACGAACGGGCCCAACACCATGCCAGATTTTGGATTGCCACCGAGGATTACCACACAGAAGAAAAATTCGCTCAATCGGGAAAAGACACTGCCCAGGCTCTGTTGGCAACCATTCCTGTCCCTCCCTTACGGTCGTGGAATGTCCTGGACATCGGATGCGGCATTGGCAGAGTCCTCAAAGCTCTCGCCTCCTATTTTGATTATTTAGTCGGGGTCGATGTCTCCTCCGCAATGATTGCCCAGAGCAAACAGTGGTTAGCCGACGATCCCCATGTTCACACGTATGAAACCTCTGGAGTGGATCTTCGAGAATTTCCTCACTCCTCCTTTGATCTTGTGTACTCCTATGTCACCTTTCAGCACATGCCCCGTTCTGTGTTTGAATGTTACCTGGGAGAAATCCACCGCGTCTTGACACCTAATGGCTATCTGGTCTTTCAACTGCCCATAGGCCATTATCTTGATGTGCCTCTCGAGGACACCATTGGGATACGGTCGTATTCCCATCAGGAAATTGAAGAAAGCCTTCGGCGGAACGGCTTAGGCTTCCTTCAACACCCATCATCCAATCCCGAATTCACAGAGATGTCTGATCCGCATAATCACCGTTTCCGGTTGGCACAAAAGATCGGTCCAATAAATTCCACCGTGTCAATGGACTGGGACGAATTGGAACAACCGCACTTTGTCTCTGAACTGGATAACCATCTTTATGGCATTTATGCCGACAATTGCGCATGTGCAGGGAACTATCAGGAGGGAATTCAGACGCTGAAAACCCTGATTAATAAGAATCCCGCAACTCTGGAAGGAAGATTACGGTTGGCAGCATTATTGATCGAGACCGGACAACTCCCACAAGCTTTGGTTACCATGAAAGAAATCATCACCATCCATCCTGGATATGAAGAAGGCCATCGAACGCTCAGGCAACTCCTCGAGAAATGTCCGAATCTACATCCTTCTAAGGTTCCTTCTCTCTCCACAACCAGCAAGTACTCTCCTGCCCACGCATCACGGAATACGCCTGGGTTGGCAAACAGGGAATATTCGACAACATAAAGTCTAAATAAAATACACTATCCACAGTGCCTCCGGTCAGCCAAGCATAGGTAATCAACATGCATGTGTAAATTTTGGCTTTCTAATAGCCTTTCTTTTGTTATAATCTCGTTCAGGGTCGTAAATCTAACCCTTTATCTCTCACTACTAAACTAGGAGGAAAGCATGGCAGAAAAACCATGGGTATTGGTGTCAACATTTTTTCTGGTCATGGGAATGTCGGGCATGGCGTTAGGAAGTCCGCCAAACAATGGCCCTGGTTGCGGATTAGGGAAATTAGCGTGGGAAGAAACCTCTGTCAGTAAAAGCAATATTGCTCCTCAGGTCATGATGGCCACAACCAACGGCACCTTTGGTTCTCAAACATTTGGAATTAGTTCGGGAACTTCCGGT
Above is a window of Candidatus Nitrospira neomarina DNA encoding:
- a CDS encoding putative metalloprotease CJM1_0395 family protein, encoding MEPQSRDSEFRTHEQSHIASAGVLTKWSDFLLSSKSDEILYAVGGEVSIDISFSCPNPQATLQKAQHIRAAALVPADPSAQDRAVALSAKPLKQQLAGI
- a CDS encoding methyltransferase domain-containing protein produces the protein MNIVEKMKHDWNERAQHHARFWIATEDYHTEEKFAQSGKDTAQALLATIPVPPLRSWNVLDIGCGIGRVLKALASYFDYLVGVDVSSAMIAQSKQWLADDPHVHTYETSGVDLREFPHSSFDLVYSYVTFQHMPRSVFECYLGEIHRVLTPNGYLVFQLPIGHYLDVPLEDTIGIRSYSHQEIEESLRRNGLGFLQHPSSNPEFTEMSDPHNHRFRLAQKIGPINSTVSMDWDELEQPHFVSELDNHLYGIYADNCACAGNYQEGIQTLKTLINKNPATLEGRLRLAALLIETGQLPQALVTMKEIITIHPGYEEGHRTLRQLLEKCPNLHPSKVPSLSTTSKYSPAHASRNTPGLANREYSTT